Part of the Apilactobacillus apisilvae genome is shown below.
CGATACGATGATATTGATGATTACTTAGAAGGTAAAGAAATTTCTGAAAAGGCTGCTTTGACTATCGAAAATTGGTATAATAGAACAGCCCATAAACGTCATTTACCCATCAATATTTATGATGATTTTTGGAAATAGAGAGGATATTTAGTAATGAAAAAGAATAAAATGGCAATGTATGCTTCAATGTTATCTGATTTAATTTCAGGTACTAATGAAACCGGTGAAAAGATGAGTAAAGATTACGAACCACTAGAAAAAGCTATGGATAAATCAGATTTAAGTGGTATTGATTTGGTTTCAACAAAGAAAACTTTTCAAGATGGAACCAATACCTACAAAACTTACTTAGATAAGTTAAGTTCTGCTGATGTACCAGCTAAGACATTGGGAATGCATTCTAATTTAAAATCAGCTTATGCTAATTATGTAAAAGGTTGCCAAGATATGGTTGATAGTATTAAAGATGATGATATTGATAAAGATTCATTCAATCAAGCTGGTGATTTACAACAAACTAGTATCGAAAAAGTTTTTAAATATGCACAAAAAATTATGATAACTGCTTAGTTAATGGTGGTTGATAATGAAAATTATCAACTGCTTTTTTTTATGAAAATATAAATGCTATAATATTTAATAAATGAACTTATATTGAGGAGTGAGAAGCTTACCTTGAATGTAGAAATTATTAAAGCGGTTGCTAATAATTTAAAAGATTATTCAATCAAGCAAATAAATGCTGTTATAACAATGCTGGACGCTGGTAACACAGTTCCTTTTATTGCTCGATATCGAAAAGAAAAAACTAACAGTTTAGATGAAGTGCAAATTCGATTAATTGAAGATGAGAATATTAGAATTAATCATTTGTTTAATCGTCAAGATGAAGTAATTAAATTAATTGAAGAACAAAATAATTTAACTAAGGAATTATCTAGTAAAATTAGGTCTGCAAATAATTTACAACAAGTAGAGGATTTGTACTTACCATATAAAAAGAAACGTAAAACAAAAGCTGATATCGCCAAAGAACAGGGGTTAGAACCATTAGCTCAAAAGGTTTTATCTTATGATAACTCTTTTGAACAACATTCAGCTGATTTTATTAACGAAGACTTAAATAATAAAAGTGACGTTTTGAATGGTGTGCATGAAATTTTAGCAGAAAAATTTGGCAATATTGCTGAATATCGAGAATGGGTTCGTCAATACACTTTTCAAACTGGTTCTTTGAATAGCAAGAACAAGAAAAATTCGAAAGATGAAGAACAAGTTTATAAAAATTATTATGAATTTGAAGTTCCCATTAAAAAATTAAAAAGTTATCAAGTCCTAGCAATTAATCGTGGTGAAAACGATAAAATTTTGACAGTTAAAGTAGTTGTTAATAAAGACAAAATTCTAAGATATTTATTTAATCAAGTCAATCATAATAAGCGCGGAAAAGCTGTGGAGTTTATTGAGAATAGCATTAAAGATGCTTATAATCGATTTATTGGTCCTGCAATTAATCGTGAAATTAGGAACCAAATAACTTCTACTGCCGATGAGCATGCAATTAAAATTTTTGGTAAAAATTTATATAAGTTATTAATGCAATCGCCCTTAAAAGGTAAGACAGTAATGGGCTTTGACCCTGCATATCGAACAGGTTGTAAGTTAGCAGTTGTCGATAATAACGGTAAATTTCTGGATAAATTAGTAATTTATCCGCATAAACCAGCTAGTAATCATCAACGAGAACAAGCATTAAAATTATTTCTAGATTTTATTAAAAAAAATCATGTTGAAATGATAGCAATTGGTAACGG
Proteins encoded:
- a CDS encoding Tex family protein → MNVEIIKAVANNLKDYSIKQINAVITMLDAGNTVPFIARYRKEKTNSLDEVQIRLIEDENIRINHLFNRQDEVIKLIEEQNNLTKELSSKIRSANNLQQVEDLYLPYKKKRKTKADIAKEQGLEPLAQKVLSYDNSFEQHSADFINEDLNNKSDVLNGVHEILAEKFGNIAEYREWVRQYTFQTGSLNSKNKKNSKDEEQVYKNYYEFEVPIKKLKSYQVLAINRGENDKILTVKVVVNKDKILRYLFNQVNHNKRGKAVEFIENSIKDAYNRFIGPAINREIRNQITSTADEHAIKIFGKNLYKLLMQSPLKGKTVMGFDPAYRTGCKLAVVDNNGKFLDKLVIYPHKPASNHQREQALKLFLDFIKKNHVEMIAIGNGTASRESEQFVINAIKKIPWDLYYVIVNEAGASVYSASQNARDEFPEFNVEERSAVSIGRRLQDPLAELIKIDPKSVGVGQYQHDLPEKQLDQSLNRVVETAVNNVGVNVNTASVELLTHISGMNQNVAKKLVKYRNENGRFNNRVSLSKVPRLGKKTYEQSVGFLRIIDGDNKLDNTDIHPESYPIAEKIIKLTNIDINNLGSDFMLDKLNQININEFISANHFGKETVYDIFNGLKKPGRDFRENMPKPKLKQDILKIEDLSVNMKLQGTVRNVVDFGAFVDIGLKQDGLIHISNMSDSFISDPNTIVSIGDVVTVWVKDIDVNRNRIQLTMMDPEKN